A region of Mesoplodon densirostris isolate mMesDen1 chromosome 11, mMesDen1 primary haplotype, whole genome shotgun sequence DNA encodes the following proteins:
- the LRRC10 gene encoding leucine-rich repeat-containing protein 10, with translation MGNTIRALAAFIPADRCQNYMVRDLREMPLDKTVDLSGNLLRRFPVHVCSFQQLAKLYLSDNRLNSLPPELGQLQNLQILALDFNNFKALPQVVCTLKQLCILYLGNNKLCDLPGELSLLQNLQTLWVEANYLTQLPDVVCELSLLKTLHAGSNALRLLPGRLRRLRELRTIWLSGNLLTDFPAVLLHMPSLEVIDVDWNSIRYFPSLAHLSSLKLVIYDHNPCRNAPKVAKGVRRVGRWAEETPEPDPRKARRYSLARQESQEAQVPALPPPLPPTNS, from the coding sequence ATGGGGAACACCATCAGGGCCCTCGCGGCCTTCATCCCGGCTGACCGCTGCCAGAACTACATGGTTAGAGACCTCCGGGAGATGCCGCTGGACAAGACGGTGGATCTGAGCGGGAACCTGCTCCGCCGCTTCCCAGTGCATGTGTGCTCCTTCCAGCAGCTGGCCAAGCTCTACCTGAGTGACAATCGCCTCAACAGCCTGCCTCCGGAGCTGGGGCAGCTGCAAAATCTGCAGATCCTGGCCCTGGATTTCAACAACTTCAAGGCTCTGCCCCAGGTGGTATGTACCTTGAAACAGCTCTGCATCCTCTACCTGGGCAACAACAAACTCTGCGACCTCCCCGGTGAGCTGAGCCTGCTCCAGAATCTCCAGACCCTGTGGGTCGAGGCCAATTACCTCACCCAGCTGCCAGATGTGGTGTGTGAGCTGAGTCTCCTTAAGACTCTGCATGCTGGCTCCAACGCCCTGCGTCTGCTGCCAGGCCGGCTCCGGCGCCTCCGGGAGCTGAGGACCATCTGGCTCTCAGGCAACCTGCTGACAGACTTCCCCGCTGTGCTGCTTCACATGCCTTCCCTGGAGGTGATCGATGTGGACTGGAACAGCATCCGCTACTTCCCCAGCCTGGCGCACCTGTCAAGCCTGAAGCTGGTCATCTATGACCACAATCCTTGCAGGAATGCACCCAAGGTGGCCAAAGGGGTGCGTCGTGTGGGAAGATGGGCGGAGGAGACCCCAGAGCCTGACCCCAGAAAAGCCAGGCGCTATTCACTGGCCAGGCAGGAAAGCCAGGAGGCACAGGTGCCTGCCCTGCCTCCTCCACTTCCGCCTACCAACTCCTGA